A genomic window from Vigna radiata var. radiata cultivar VC1973A chromosome 2, Vradiata_ver6, whole genome shotgun sequence includes:
- the LOC106756227 gene encoding ATPase family AAA domain-containing protein At1g05910 isoform X1 — MYPKRSDQDGPDLRQVRSSDRIKTRPNMYGRPYLFYNQNLRRTRKNKNKTRTAASQIAKMLRPGNRKPQDSNANSGSANLRRSTRKRRINVNLEDFTDSSGAEDEDLMRPAYPSLRNQIKNRVKRDGLMSSKRKRAADTKPAPRREGLRPRRSKGAVIERLISESDDEQDLSEEKVDQDETENGNDAEENDADDGQNEIEGDAEGEDEGEDEGDEDGDDEEGEEEQDGRRRYDLRNRSDVRRFSMEERKARPRSPRRVLHQGMGTKVSRDVRKGGSRVHKRHRLARPEDSDDSLLVDELDQGPTISWGRGGNRSGPPWLFGGLDMHGTTAFGLNLAASGWGHQGDALATLTSGIQTAGPSSKGGADIQPLQVDDSVSFDDIGGLSEYIDALKEMVFFPLLYPDFFASYHITPPRGVLLCGPPGTGKTLIARALACAASKAGQKVSFYMRKGADVLSKWVGEAERQLKLLFEEAQRNQPSIIFFDEIDGLAPVRSSKQEQIHNSIVSTLLALMDGLDSRGQVVLIGATNRIDAIDGALRRPGRFDREFNFPLPGCEARAEILDIHTRKWKHPPPNELKKELAASCVGYCGADLKALCTEAAIHAFRQKYPQVYTSDDKFVIDVDSVKVEKTHFIEAMSTITPAAHRGAIVHSRPLSLVVQPCLQRHLEKAMSVISDIFPAASIASELTKLSMLSYGSAIPLVYRPRLLLCGGEGTGLDHLGPAVLHELEKFPVHSLGLPSLLSDPSAKTPEEALVHIFSEARRTTPSILYLPQFDVWWETSHEQLRAVLLTLLEELPSDLPILLLGTSSVEPAEVEEVPTSVFPHRTIYQVNMPCAKDRTLFFNLLIEAVMSILLEGINKKSQDTGYLPELPKAPKLATGPKVSELKAKVEAEQHALRRLRMCLRDICNRILYDKRFNAFHYPVSDEDAPNYRSIIQNPIDMATILQHVDNGQYITCTAFMQDINLIVSNAKAYNGEDYNGARIVSRACELRDAVHGMLSQMDPALIAYCDKIASQGGPVQLSDELEDSTFPASPVVQLGTGTRMSARLRHVQPEVNVDQSYEALKRAKKITEVHAVQILILKSIQIGLIAEDKSQDSVPPKSSREHQPNDTNAKSLEPMSIEGNLHGTCTNNLADGNSPQDVTVLDDEFLRKVESVKQLFVKRSESFSIPQLERLYTRIMKGVFETKNKGVNGDLKSSVLKFLLNFVEDDANF, encoded by the exons ATGTATCCAAAACGGTCAGACCAAGATGGCCCTGATTTGAGACAAGTGCGCTCAAGTGACAGGATCAAGACAAGGCCAAACATGTATGGCCGACCATACTTGTTTTATAACCAAAATCTTAGGCGCACAAggaaaaacaagaacaaaacaagGACTGCAGCTTCTCAGATTGCCAAAATGTTGCGTCCAGGGAATCGGAAACCACAAGATTCTAATGCTAAT TCTGGCTCTGCCAACCTTCGCCGTTCAACAAGGAAGAGAAGGATTAATGTAAATCTTGAAGATTTTACAGATAGCTCTGGAGCTGAAGATGAAGACTTAATG AGACCTGCATATCCCTCATTGAGAAACCAGATTAAAAATAGAGTCAAACGGGATGGTTTGATGTCTTCTAAGCGCAAAAGAGCAGCCGATACTAAGCCAGCACCTCGACGTGAAGGCTTACGTCCTCGTCGTTCAAAGGGTGCTGTGATAGAACGATTGATTTCGGAATCAGATGATGAGCAAGACCTGTCAGAGGAAAAGGTTGATCAAGATGAAACAGAAAATGGAAATGATGCTGAGGAAAATGATGCAGATGATGGCCAAAATGAGATTGAGGGGGACGCTGAGGGTGAAGATGAAGGTGAGGATGAAGgtgatgaagatggtgatgatgaagagGGTGAAGAAGAGCAGGATGGAAGAAGGCGCTATGATCTTCGGAATCGTTCCGATGTTCGGAGGTTCTCTATGGAGGAAAGAAAGGCTCGGCCTAGGTCTCCTCGAAGAGTGTTACATCAAGGTATGGGTACCAAGGTCAGCAGGGATGTAAGGAAAGGTGGATCACGAGTTCATAAGCGTCATCGTTTAGCAAGGCCTGAAGATTCTGATGACTCACTTCTTGTGGATGAGCTGGACCAAGGCCCAACTATTTCATGGGGGCGAGGTGGTAACAGATCTGGTCCACCTTGGCTTTTTGGAGGCTTAGACATGCATGGAACAACAGCTTTTGGATTAAATCTTGCTGCATCAGGTTGGGGTCATCAGGGTGATGCTTTGGCTACTCTTACATCTGGGATTCAAACTGCTGGACCAAGCTCCAAGGGTGGAGCAGATATCCAACCCTTACAGGTTGACGACAGTGTTAGTTTTGATGATATAGGTGGGCTCTCTGAATACATTGATGCTCTAAAGGAAATGGTTTTCTTTCCATTATTATATCCGGATTTTTTTGCAAGTTACCACATAACTCCACCTAGGGGAGTGTTGTTGTGTGGGCCCCCTGGCACAGGGAAAACATTGATTGCAAGGGCTTTGGCTTGTGCTGCTTCAAAAGCTGGCCAAAAGGTTAGCTTTTACATGCGTAAAGGAGCGGATGTGCTAAGCAAGTGGGTTGGTGAGGCTGAAAGACAATTGAAACTACTCTTTGAGGAAGCACAAAGGAATCAACCTTCTATTATCTTCTTTGATGAGATAGACGGACTTGCACCTGTGAGGTCTAGCAAGCAGGAACAAATTCACAATTCAATTGTGTCCACTTTGCTTGCTTTGATGGATGGTCTTGACTCTCGTGGGCAAGTTGTTTTAATTGGAGCTACCAACAGGATTGATGCTATTGATGGAGCCTTACGACGCCCTGGTAGATTTGATCGAGAGTTTAACTTTCCCTTACCTGGTTGTGAGGCGCGTGCTGAGATATTAGACATTCATACTCGTAAGTGGAAACATCCTCCTCCAAATGAGCTGAAAAAGGAACTTGCAGCCAGTTGTGTAGGTTACTGTGGTGCTGATCTGAAAGCTCTTTGTACTGAAGCTGCCATCCATGCATTTCGGCAAAAGTATCCACAAGTTTATACAAGTGATGACAAATTTGTTATAGATGTTGATTCTGTCAAGGTAGAAAAGACTCATTTTATTGAAGCAATGTCTACTATTACTCCTGCTGCTCATAGAGGAGCCATTGTGCACTCTAGGCCACTGTCTCTAGTAGTTCAACCATGTCTCCAGCGACATTTAGAGAAAGCCATGAGTGTTATATCTGATATTTTCCCTGCAGCTTCTATTGCATCTGAGTTGACTAAACTTTCAATGCTGTCCTACGGGTCTGCAATTCCACTTGTGTATCGACCTAGGCTTCTACTTTGTGGTGGTGAAGGTACAGGGCTG GATCATCTTGGCCCTGCGGTTTTACATGAGCTGGAAAAGTTTCCTGTGCATTCATTAGGACTCCCATCTCTTCTGTCAGATCCCAGTGCAAAGACACCAGAAGAGGCATTAGTACATATATTTAGTGAAGCTAGAAGAACAACACCATCAATTCTTTATTTACCACAGTTTGATGTTTGGTGGGAAACT TCTCATGAGCAGCTCAGGGCTGTTCTCCTGACTTTGCTGGAAGAATTACCATCTGACCTGCCTATCTTACTGCTTGGTACATCCTCTGTTGAACCTGCCGAAGTTGAGGAAGTGCCTACTTCAGTTTTCCCTCACCGCACAAT TTATCAAGTGAATATGCCATGTGCCAAAGATAGGACTTTGTTTTTCAATCTTTTGATAGAAGCTGTTATGTCAATATTGTTGGAGGGAATCAACAAGAAGTCACAAGATACGGGATACCTCCCTGAACTTCCTAAGGCACCAAAATTGGCTACTGGTCCAAAAGTATCTGAGCTAAAAGCAAAGGTGGAAGCTGAGCAACATGCACTTCGCAGGTTACGAATGTGCCTTAGAGATATTTGCAACCG GATACTGTATGACAAAAGATTTAATGCCTTCCATTATCCAGTGTCAGACGAAGATGCACCAAATTACCGGTCAATTATACAGAACCCAATAGACATGGCTACCATCCTGCAGCATGTTGATAATGGCCAATATATTACATGTACTGCATTCATGCAGGATATCAATCTTATTGTATCCAATGCAAAG GCTTACAATGGAGAGGATTACAACGGTGCTAGGATTGTCAGTAGAGCTTGTGAGCTGCGTGATGCG gTGCATGGAATGCTCTCACAAATGGATCCAGCACTGATTGCTTATTGTGACAAGATTGCTAGCCAAGGTGGCCCAGTTCAACTGTCTGATGAATTAGAGGATTCAACATTCCCTGCTTCTCCTGTTGTGCAGCTGGGTACTGGTACTAGAATGAGTGCTCGACTTCGTCATGTCCAACCAGAGGTTAACGTGGATCAGAGTTATGAGGCATTGAAGCGAGCTAAGAAGATCACCGAAGTGCATGCAG TTCAAATACTGATTTTAAAGTCCATTCAAATTGGGTTGATAGCAGAAGACAAGTCGCAAGATTCTGTTCCGCCAAAGTCTTCCCGGGAGCATCAACCTAATGACACTAATGCTAAAAGCCTTGAACCTATGTCAATTGAAGGAAACTTGCATGGAACTTGTACGAACAACCTTGCTGATGGTAATAGTCCCCAGGATGTCACAGTGCTAGATGATGAATTTTTAAGAAAAGTGGAGTCTGTCAAGCAACTTTTTGTGAAGCGAAGTGAAAGTTTCAGCATTCCACAACTTGAAAGGCTATACACAAGAATTATGAAGGGTGtgtttgaaacaaaaaataaaggagTGAATGGGGATCTTAAGTCTTCGGTTTTGaagtttttgttgaattttgtaGAGGATGATGCAAATTTCTAA
- the LOC106756227 gene encoding ATPase family AAA domain-containing protein At1g05910 isoform X5 translates to MYPKRSDQDGPDLRQVRSSDRIKTRPNMYGRPYLFYNQNLRRTRKNKNKTRTAASQIAKMLRPGNRKPQDSNANSGSANLRRSTRKRRINVNLEDFTDSSGAEDEDLMRPAYPSLRNQIKNRVKRDGLMSSKRKRAADTKPAPRREGLRPRRSKGAVIERLISESDDEQDLSEEKVDQDETENGNDAEENDADDGQNEIEGDAEGEDEGEDEGDEDGDDEEGEEEQDGRRRYDLRNRSDVRRFSMEERKARPRSPRRVLHQGMGTKVSRDVRKGGSRVHKRHRLARPEDSDDSLLVDELDQGPTISWGRGGNRSGPPWLFGGLDMHGTTAFGLNLAASGWGHQGDALATLTSGIQTAGPSSKGGADIQPLQVDDSVSFDDIGGLSEYIDALKEMVFFPLLYPDFFASYHITPPRGVLLCGPPGTGKTLIARALACAASKAGQKVSFYMRKGADVLSKWVGEAERQLKLLFEEAQRNQPSIIFFDEIDGLAPVRSSKQEQIHNSIVSTLLALMDGLDSRGQVVLIGATNRIDAIDGALRRPGRFDREFNFPLPGCEARAEILDIHTRKWKHPPPNELKKELAASCVGYCGADLKALCTEAAIHAFRQKYPQVYTSDDKFVIDVDSVKVEKTHFIEAMSTITPAAHRGAIVHSRPLSLVVQPCLQRHLEKAMSVISDIFPAASIASELTKLSMLSYGSAIPLVYRPRLLLCGGEGTGLDHLGPAVLHELEKFPVHSLGLPSLLSDPSAKTPEEALVHIFSEARRTTPSILYLPQFDVWWETSHEQLRAVLLTLLEELPSDLPILLLGTSSVEPAEVEEVPTSVFPHRTIYQVNMPCAKDRTLFFNLLIEAVMSILLEGINKKSQDTGYLPELPKAPKLATGPKVSELKAKVEAEQHALRRLRMCLRDICNRILYDKRFNAFHYPVSDEDAPNYRSIIQNPIDMATILQHVDNGQYITCTAFMQDINLIVSNAKAYNGEDYNGARIVSRACELRDAVHGMLSQMDPALIAYCDKIASQGGPVQLSDELEDSTFPASPVVQLGTGTRMSARLRHVQPEVNVDQSYEALKRAKKITEVHAGMRHDSLE, encoded by the exons ATGTATCCAAAACGGTCAGACCAAGATGGCCCTGATTTGAGACAAGTGCGCTCAAGTGACAGGATCAAGACAAGGCCAAACATGTATGGCCGACCATACTTGTTTTATAACCAAAATCTTAGGCGCACAAggaaaaacaagaacaaaacaagGACTGCAGCTTCTCAGATTGCCAAAATGTTGCGTCCAGGGAATCGGAAACCACAAGATTCTAATGCTAAT TCTGGCTCTGCCAACCTTCGCCGTTCAACAAGGAAGAGAAGGATTAATGTAAATCTTGAAGATTTTACAGATAGCTCTGGAGCTGAAGATGAAGACTTAATG AGACCTGCATATCCCTCATTGAGAAACCAGATTAAAAATAGAGTCAAACGGGATGGTTTGATGTCTTCTAAGCGCAAAAGAGCAGCCGATACTAAGCCAGCACCTCGACGTGAAGGCTTACGTCCTCGTCGTTCAAAGGGTGCTGTGATAGAACGATTGATTTCGGAATCAGATGATGAGCAAGACCTGTCAGAGGAAAAGGTTGATCAAGATGAAACAGAAAATGGAAATGATGCTGAGGAAAATGATGCAGATGATGGCCAAAATGAGATTGAGGGGGACGCTGAGGGTGAAGATGAAGGTGAGGATGAAGgtgatgaagatggtgatgatgaagagGGTGAAGAAGAGCAGGATGGAAGAAGGCGCTATGATCTTCGGAATCGTTCCGATGTTCGGAGGTTCTCTATGGAGGAAAGAAAGGCTCGGCCTAGGTCTCCTCGAAGAGTGTTACATCAAGGTATGGGTACCAAGGTCAGCAGGGATGTAAGGAAAGGTGGATCACGAGTTCATAAGCGTCATCGTTTAGCAAGGCCTGAAGATTCTGATGACTCACTTCTTGTGGATGAGCTGGACCAAGGCCCAACTATTTCATGGGGGCGAGGTGGTAACAGATCTGGTCCACCTTGGCTTTTTGGAGGCTTAGACATGCATGGAACAACAGCTTTTGGATTAAATCTTGCTGCATCAGGTTGGGGTCATCAGGGTGATGCTTTGGCTACTCTTACATCTGGGATTCAAACTGCTGGACCAAGCTCCAAGGGTGGAGCAGATATCCAACCCTTACAGGTTGACGACAGTGTTAGTTTTGATGATATAGGTGGGCTCTCTGAATACATTGATGCTCTAAAGGAAATGGTTTTCTTTCCATTATTATATCCGGATTTTTTTGCAAGTTACCACATAACTCCACCTAGGGGAGTGTTGTTGTGTGGGCCCCCTGGCACAGGGAAAACATTGATTGCAAGGGCTTTGGCTTGTGCTGCTTCAAAAGCTGGCCAAAAGGTTAGCTTTTACATGCGTAAAGGAGCGGATGTGCTAAGCAAGTGGGTTGGTGAGGCTGAAAGACAATTGAAACTACTCTTTGAGGAAGCACAAAGGAATCAACCTTCTATTATCTTCTTTGATGAGATAGACGGACTTGCACCTGTGAGGTCTAGCAAGCAGGAACAAATTCACAATTCAATTGTGTCCACTTTGCTTGCTTTGATGGATGGTCTTGACTCTCGTGGGCAAGTTGTTTTAATTGGAGCTACCAACAGGATTGATGCTATTGATGGAGCCTTACGACGCCCTGGTAGATTTGATCGAGAGTTTAACTTTCCCTTACCTGGTTGTGAGGCGCGTGCTGAGATATTAGACATTCATACTCGTAAGTGGAAACATCCTCCTCCAAATGAGCTGAAAAAGGAACTTGCAGCCAGTTGTGTAGGTTACTGTGGTGCTGATCTGAAAGCTCTTTGTACTGAAGCTGCCATCCATGCATTTCGGCAAAAGTATCCACAAGTTTATACAAGTGATGACAAATTTGTTATAGATGTTGATTCTGTCAAGGTAGAAAAGACTCATTTTATTGAAGCAATGTCTACTATTACTCCTGCTGCTCATAGAGGAGCCATTGTGCACTCTAGGCCACTGTCTCTAGTAGTTCAACCATGTCTCCAGCGACATTTAGAGAAAGCCATGAGTGTTATATCTGATATTTTCCCTGCAGCTTCTATTGCATCTGAGTTGACTAAACTTTCAATGCTGTCCTACGGGTCTGCAATTCCACTTGTGTATCGACCTAGGCTTCTACTTTGTGGTGGTGAAGGTACAGGGCTG GATCATCTTGGCCCTGCGGTTTTACATGAGCTGGAAAAGTTTCCTGTGCATTCATTAGGACTCCCATCTCTTCTGTCAGATCCCAGTGCAAAGACACCAGAAGAGGCATTAGTACATATATTTAGTGAAGCTAGAAGAACAACACCATCAATTCTTTATTTACCACAGTTTGATGTTTGGTGGGAAACT TCTCATGAGCAGCTCAGGGCTGTTCTCCTGACTTTGCTGGAAGAATTACCATCTGACCTGCCTATCTTACTGCTTGGTACATCCTCTGTTGAACCTGCCGAAGTTGAGGAAGTGCCTACTTCAGTTTTCCCTCACCGCACAAT TTATCAAGTGAATATGCCATGTGCCAAAGATAGGACTTTGTTTTTCAATCTTTTGATAGAAGCTGTTATGTCAATATTGTTGGAGGGAATCAACAAGAAGTCACAAGATACGGGATACCTCCCTGAACTTCCTAAGGCACCAAAATTGGCTACTGGTCCAAAAGTATCTGAGCTAAAAGCAAAGGTGGAAGCTGAGCAACATGCACTTCGCAGGTTACGAATGTGCCTTAGAGATATTTGCAACCG GATACTGTATGACAAAAGATTTAATGCCTTCCATTATCCAGTGTCAGACGAAGATGCACCAAATTACCGGTCAATTATACAGAACCCAATAGACATGGCTACCATCCTGCAGCATGTTGATAATGGCCAATATATTACATGTACTGCATTCATGCAGGATATCAATCTTATTGTATCCAATGCAAAG GCTTACAATGGAGAGGATTACAACGGTGCTAGGATTGTCAGTAGAGCTTGTGAGCTGCGTGATGCG gTGCATGGAATGCTCTCACAAATGGATCCAGCACTGATTGCTTATTGTGACAAGATTGCTAGCCAAGGTGGCCCAGTTCAACTGTCTGATGAATTAGAGGATTCAACATTCCCTGCTTCTCCTGTTGTGCAGCTGGGTACTGGTACTAGAATGAGTGCTCGACTTCGTCATGTCCAACCAGAGGTTAACGTGGATCAGAGTTATGAGGCATTGAAGCGAGCTAAGAAGATCACCGAAGTGCATGCAGGTATGAGGCATGATAGTCTTGAGTAG
- the LOC106756227 gene encoding ATPase family AAA domain-containing protein At1g05910 isoform X2: protein MYPKRSDQDGPDLRQVRSSDRIKTRPNMYGRPYLFYNQNLRRTRKNKNKTRTAASQIAKMLRPGNRKPQDSNANSGSANLRRSTRKRRINVNLEDFTDSSGAEDEDLMRPAYPSLRNQIKNRVKRDGLMSSKRKRAADTKPAPRREGLRPRRSKGAVIERLISESDDEQDLSEEKVDQDETENGNDAEENDADDGQNEIEGDAEGEDEGEDEGDEDGDDEEGEEEQDGRRRYDLRNRSDVRRFSMEERKARPRSPRRVLHQGMGTKVSRDVRKGGSRVHKRHRLARPEDSDDSLLVDELDQGPTISWGRGGNRSGPPWLFGGLDMHGTTAFGLNLAASGWGHQGDALATLTSGIQTAGPSSKGGADIQPLQVDDSVSFDDIGGLSEYIDALKEMVFFPLLYPDFFASYHITPPRGVLLCGPPGTGKTLIARALACAASKAGQKVSFYMRKGADVLSKWVGEAERQLKLLFEEAQRNQPSIIFFDEIDGLAPVRSSKQEQIHNSIVSTLLALMDGLDSRGQVVLIGATNRIDAIDGALRRPGRFDREFNFPLPGCEARAEILDIHTRKWKHPPPNELKKELAASCVGYCGADLKALCTEAAIHAFRQKYPQVYTSDDKFVIDVDSVKVEKTHFIEAMSTITPAAHRGAIVHSRPLSLVVQPCLQRHLEKAMSVISDIFPAASIASELTKLSMLSYGSAIPLVYRPRLLLCGGEGTGLDHLGPAVLHELEKFPVHSLGLPSLLSDPSAKTPEEALVHIFSEARRTTPSILYLPQFDVWWETSHEQLRAVLLTLLEELPSDLPILLLGTSSVEPAEVEEVPTSVFPHRTIYQVNMPCAKDRTLFFNLLIEAVMSILLEGINKKSQDTGYLPELPKAPKLATGPKVSELKAKVEAEQHALRRLRMCLRDICNRILYDKRFNAFHYPVSDEDAPNYRSIIQNPIDMATILQHVDNGQYITCTAFMQDINLIVSNAKAYNGEDYNGARIVSRACELRDAVHGMLSQMDPALIAYCDKIASQGGPVQLSDELEDSTFPASPVVQLGTGTRMSARLRHVQPEVNVDQSYEALKRAKKITEVHAAEDKSQDSVPPKSSREHQPNDTNAKSLEPMSIEGNLHGTCTNNLADGNSPQDVTVLDDEFLRKVESVKQLFVKRSESFSIPQLERLYTRIMKGVFETKNKGVNGDLKSSVLKFLLNFVEDDANF from the exons ATGTATCCAAAACGGTCAGACCAAGATGGCCCTGATTTGAGACAAGTGCGCTCAAGTGACAGGATCAAGACAAGGCCAAACATGTATGGCCGACCATACTTGTTTTATAACCAAAATCTTAGGCGCACAAggaaaaacaagaacaaaacaagGACTGCAGCTTCTCAGATTGCCAAAATGTTGCGTCCAGGGAATCGGAAACCACAAGATTCTAATGCTAAT TCTGGCTCTGCCAACCTTCGCCGTTCAACAAGGAAGAGAAGGATTAATGTAAATCTTGAAGATTTTACAGATAGCTCTGGAGCTGAAGATGAAGACTTAATG AGACCTGCATATCCCTCATTGAGAAACCAGATTAAAAATAGAGTCAAACGGGATGGTTTGATGTCTTCTAAGCGCAAAAGAGCAGCCGATACTAAGCCAGCACCTCGACGTGAAGGCTTACGTCCTCGTCGTTCAAAGGGTGCTGTGATAGAACGATTGATTTCGGAATCAGATGATGAGCAAGACCTGTCAGAGGAAAAGGTTGATCAAGATGAAACAGAAAATGGAAATGATGCTGAGGAAAATGATGCAGATGATGGCCAAAATGAGATTGAGGGGGACGCTGAGGGTGAAGATGAAGGTGAGGATGAAGgtgatgaagatggtgatgatgaagagGGTGAAGAAGAGCAGGATGGAAGAAGGCGCTATGATCTTCGGAATCGTTCCGATGTTCGGAGGTTCTCTATGGAGGAAAGAAAGGCTCGGCCTAGGTCTCCTCGAAGAGTGTTACATCAAGGTATGGGTACCAAGGTCAGCAGGGATGTAAGGAAAGGTGGATCACGAGTTCATAAGCGTCATCGTTTAGCAAGGCCTGAAGATTCTGATGACTCACTTCTTGTGGATGAGCTGGACCAAGGCCCAACTATTTCATGGGGGCGAGGTGGTAACAGATCTGGTCCACCTTGGCTTTTTGGAGGCTTAGACATGCATGGAACAACAGCTTTTGGATTAAATCTTGCTGCATCAGGTTGGGGTCATCAGGGTGATGCTTTGGCTACTCTTACATCTGGGATTCAAACTGCTGGACCAAGCTCCAAGGGTGGAGCAGATATCCAACCCTTACAGGTTGACGACAGTGTTAGTTTTGATGATATAGGTGGGCTCTCTGAATACATTGATGCTCTAAAGGAAATGGTTTTCTTTCCATTATTATATCCGGATTTTTTTGCAAGTTACCACATAACTCCACCTAGGGGAGTGTTGTTGTGTGGGCCCCCTGGCACAGGGAAAACATTGATTGCAAGGGCTTTGGCTTGTGCTGCTTCAAAAGCTGGCCAAAAGGTTAGCTTTTACATGCGTAAAGGAGCGGATGTGCTAAGCAAGTGGGTTGGTGAGGCTGAAAGACAATTGAAACTACTCTTTGAGGAAGCACAAAGGAATCAACCTTCTATTATCTTCTTTGATGAGATAGACGGACTTGCACCTGTGAGGTCTAGCAAGCAGGAACAAATTCACAATTCAATTGTGTCCACTTTGCTTGCTTTGATGGATGGTCTTGACTCTCGTGGGCAAGTTGTTTTAATTGGAGCTACCAACAGGATTGATGCTATTGATGGAGCCTTACGACGCCCTGGTAGATTTGATCGAGAGTTTAACTTTCCCTTACCTGGTTGTGAGGCGCGTGCTGAGATATTAGACATTCATACTCGTAAGTGGAAACATCCTCCTCCAAATGAGCTGAAAAAGGAACTTGCAGCCAGTTGTGTAGGTTACTGTGGTGCTGATCTGAAAGCTCTTTGTACTGAAGCTGCCATCCATGCATTTCGGCAAAAGTATCCACAAGTTTATACAAGTGATGACAAATTTGTTATAGATGTTGATTCTGTCAAGGTAGAAAAGACTCATTTTATTGAAGCAATGTCTACTATTACTCCTGCTGCTCATAGAGGAGCCATTGTGCACTCTAGGCCACTGTCTCTAGTAGTTCAACCATGTCTCCAGCGACATTTAGAGAAAGCCATGAGTGTTATATCTGATATTTTCCCTGCAGCTTCTATTGCATCTGAGTTGACTAAACTTTCAATGCTGTCCTACGGGTCTGCAATTCCACTTGTGTATCGACCTAGGCTTCTACTTTGTGGTGGTGAAGGTACAGGGCTG GATCATCTTGGCCCTGCGGTTTTACATGAGCTGGAAAAGTTTCCTGTGCATTCATTAGGACTCCCATCTCTTCTGTCAGATCCCAGTGCAAAGACACCAGAAGAGGCATTAGTACATATATTTAGTGAAGCTAGAAGAACAACACCATCAATTCTTTATTTACCACAGTTTGATGTTTGGTGGGAAACT TCTCATGAGCAGCTCAGGGCTGTTCTCCTGACTTTGCTGGAAGAATTACCATCTGACCTGCCTATCTTACTGCTTGGTACATCCTCTGTTGAACCTGCCGAAGTTGAGGAAGTGCCTACTTCAGTTTTCCCTCACCGCACAAT TTATCAAGTGAATATGCCATGTGCCAAAGATAGGACTTTGTTTTTCAATCTTTTGATAGAAGCTGTTATGTCAATATTGTTGGAGGGAATCAACAAGAAGTCACAAGATACGGGATACCTCCCTGAACTTCCTAAGGCACCAAAATTGGCTACTGGTCCAAAAGTATCTGAGCTAAAAGCAAAGGTGGAAGCTGAGCAACATGCACTTCGCAGGTTACGAATGTGCCTTAGAGATATTTGCAACCG GATACTGTATGACAAAAGATTTAATGCCTTCCATTATCCAGTGTCAGACGAAGATGCACCAAATTACCGGTCAATTATACAGAACCCAATAGACATGGCTACCATCCTGCAGCATGTTGATAATGGCCAATATATTACATGTACTGCATTCATGCAGGATATCAATCTTATTGTATCCAATGCAAAG GCTTACAATGGAGAGGATTACAACGGTGCTAGGATTGTCAGTAGAGCTTGTGAGCTGCGTGATGCG gTGCATGGAATGCTCTCACAAATGGATCCAGCACTGATTGCTTATTGTGACAAGATTGCTAGCCAAGGTGGCCCAGTTCAACTGTCTGATGAATTAGAGGATTCAACATTCCCTGCTTCTCCTGTTGTGCAGCTGGGTACTGGTACTAGAATGAGTGCTCGACTTCGTCATGTCCAACCAGAGGTTAACGTGGATCAGAGTTATGAGGCATTGAAGCGAGCTAAGAAGATCACCGAAGTGCATGCAG CAGAAGACAAGTCGCAAGATTCTGTTCCGCCAAAGTCTTCCCGGGAGCATCAACCTAATGACACTAATGCTAAAAGCCTTGAACCTATGTCAATTGAAGGAAACTTGCATGGAACTTGTACGAACAACCTTGCTGATGGTAATAGTCCCCAGGATGTCACAGTGCTAGATGATGAATTTTTAAGAAAAGTGGAGTCTGTCAAGCAACTTTTTGTGAAGCGAAGTGAAAGTTTCAGCATTCCACAACTTGAAAGGCTATACACAAGAATTATGAAGGGTGtgtttgaaacaaaaaataaaggagTGAATGGGGATCTTAAGTCTTCGGTTTTGaagtttttgttgaattttgtaGAGGATGATGCAAATTTCTAA